A stretch of the Argentina anserina chromosome 6, drPotAnse1.1, whole genome shotgun sequence genome encodes the following:
- the LOC126800519 gene encoding DEAD-box ATP-dependent RNA helicase 41 isoform X2, with amino-acid sequence MMSAFMLEMLAGDIVPGPILSFASCNLPQKLVQNIEAAGYEMPTPVQMQAIPAALDGKNLLVSANTGSGKTASFLVPIVSCCSHFRFEHLTGQKRPLAMVLTPTRELCIQVEEQAKLLGKGLPFKTALVVGGDAMPRQHFRLQQGVELIVGTPGRLIDLLASHDIELEDVRIFVLDEVDCMLQRGFRDQVMQIFRALSQPQVLLYSATMSQDVEKMVNSMSKHVTIISVGKPNRPNKAVKQVPIWVETKQKKQKLFDILMSKQHFNPPVVVYVASRLGADLLSNAITVTTGVKALSIHGEKSMKERRDVMKSFLVGDVPVIVATGVLGRGLDLLSVRQVIVFDMPNSINEYVHQIGRASRLGEEGTAIVFVCQENKNLFSELVEMLRSSGAAIPRELVRSQSYTINRGQKRRKHG; translated from the exons ATGATGAGTGCTTTTATGTTAGAGATGCTGGCG GGAGACATAGTTCCAGGACCTATCTTGTCATTTGCTTCATGTAATCTTCCGCAAAAGCTTGTCCAAAATATAGAGGCTGCAGGCTACGAAATGCCCACACCTGTCCAGATGCAAGCAATTCCGGCTGCTTTGGATGGCAAAAACTTGCTTGTCTCTGCCAACACAGGCTCTGGTAAAACTGCTTCCTTTCTGGTTCCAATTGTTTCTTGTTGCTCACATTTTCGCTTTGAGCACTTAACGGGCCAGAAAAGGCCATTAGCTATGGTTCTAACTCCAACTAGAGAGCTCTGTATACAAGTTGAGGAACAAGCTAAGTTGCTTGGAAAGGGTTTGCCTTTTAAAACTGCACTTGTGGTTGGTGGTGATGCCATGCCCAGACAACATTTCCGCCTTCAGCAAGGAGTTGAGCTCATTGTGGGAACTCCTGGAAGACTAATTGATCTTTTAGCAAGCCATGATATTGAATTGGAGGATGTAAGAATTTTTGTTCTTGATGAGGTAGATTGCATGCTCCAAAGGGGCTTCCGGGATCAGGTGATGCAGATATTTAGGGCTCTATCACAACCCCAGGTTTTATTGTATTCTGCAACAATGTCCCAAGATGTAGAGAAGATGGTGAACTCTATGTCAAAACATGTTACTATAATCTCTGTTGGCAAGCCTAACCGACCAAACAAGGCTGTGAAGCAGGTGCCTATATGGGTTGAGACGAAGCAAAAGAAGCAAAAGCTTTTTGATATATTGATGAGTAAGCAGCATTTTAATCCACCTGTTGTGGTTTATGTGGCATCAAGACTTGGGGCAGATCTCTTATCTAATGCAATTACAGTCACCACTGGTGTGAAAGCTTTATCAATTCATGGGGAGAAATCCAtgaaggagaggagagatgTCATGAAGTCATTTTTAGTGGGTGATGTTCCTGTTATTGTAGCCACTGGTGTTTTAGGCCGTGGACTTGATCTTTTGAGTGTAAGACAGGTTATTGTTTTTGACATGCCCAATTCCATTAACGAGTATGTCCACCAGATTGGTAGGGCATCTAGATTGGGAGAAGAGGGTACAGCGATTGTGTTCGTATGTCAGGAGAATAAGAACTTGTTTTCAGAATTGGTTGAAATGTTAAGATCTTCTGGTGCAGCCATACCTAGGGAGCTTGTTAGATCACAGTCATACACCATTAACCGAGgccagaagagaagaaaacacGGGTAA
- the LOC126800519 gene encoding DEAD-box ATP-dependent RNA helicase 41 isoform X1: MEIEDKGGQCRSSNDEVNDEVKERSIDQREALPGEPKCVICSRYGEYICDQTDDDVCSLECKQTLLGRVANTQLAVSHCPPKRLPANDECFYVRDAGGKSGTSVIPDDQTESLRTRLDIHVQGDIVPGPILSFASCNLPQKLVQNIEAAGYEMPTPVQMQAIPAALDGKNLLVSANTGSGKTASFLVPIVSCCSHFRFEHLTGQKRPLAMVLTPTRELCIQVEEQAKLLGKGLPFKTALVVGGDAMPRQHFRLQQGVELIVGTPGRLIDLLASHDIELEDVRIFVLDEVDCMLQRGFRDQVMQIFRALSQPQVLLYSATMSQDVEKMVNSMSKHVTIISVGKPNRPNKAVKQVPIWVETKQKKQKLFDILMSKQHFNPPVVVYVASRLGADLLSNAITVTTGVKALSIHGEKSMKERRDVMKSFLVGDVPVIVATGVLGRGLDLLSVRQVIVFDMPNSINEYVHQIGRASRLGEEGTAIVFVCQENKNLFSELVEMLRSSGAAIPRELVRSQSYTINRGQKRRKHG; this comes from the exons ATGGAAATTGAGGACAAAGGTGGGCAATGCAGGAGTTCAAATGATGAAGTTAATG ATGAAGTTAAAGAAAGATCTATAGACCAAAGAGAGGCTCTTCCCGGTGAGCCTAAGTGTGTTATTTGCAGCCGTTATGGTGAGTATATATGCGATCAAACGGATGATGATGTTTGCAGTTTGGAATGTAAACAGACTCTACTAGGCAGGGTTGCCAACACCCAATTGGCAGTTAGTCACTGTCCTCCAAAACGATTGCCTGCTAATGATGAGTGCTTTTATGTTAGAGATGCTGGCGGTAAATCTGGGACCTCAGTCATACCTGATGATCAGACTGAGTCGCTTAGAACAAGACTTGATATTCATGTGCAGGGAGACATAGTTCCAGGACCTATCTTGTCATTTGCTTCATGTAATCTTCCGCAAAAGCTTGTCCAAAATATAGAGGCTGCAGGCTACGAAATGCCCACACCTGTCCAGATGCAAGCAATTCCGGCTGCTTTGGATGGCAAAAACTTGCTTGTCTCTGCCAACACAGGCTCTGGTAAAACTGCTTCCTTTCTGGTTCCAATTGTTTCTTGTTGCTCACATTTTCGCTTTGAGCACTTAACGGGCCAGAAAAGGCCATTAGCTATGGTTCTAACTCCAACTAGAGAGCTCTGTATACAAGTTGAGGAACAAGCTAAGTTGCTTGGAAAGGGTTTGCCTTTTAAAACTGCACTTGTGGTTGGTGGTGATGCCATGCCCAGACAACATTTCCGCCTTCAGCAAGGAGTTGAGCTCATTGTGGGAACTCCTGGAAGACTAATTGATCTTTTAGCAAGCCATGATATTGAATTGGAGGATGTAAGAATTTTTGTTCTTGATGAGGTAGATTGCATGCTCCAAAGGGGCTTCCGGGATCAGGTGATGCAGATATTTAGGGCTCTATCACAACCCCAGGTTTTATTGTATTCTGCAACAATGTCCCAAGATGTAGAGAAGATGGTGAACTCTATGTCAAAACATGTTACTATAATCTCTGTTGGCAAGCCTAACCGACCAAACAAGGCTGTGAAGCAGGTGCCTATATGGGTTGAGACGAAGCAAAAGAAGCAAAAGCTTTTTGATATATTGATGAGTAAGCAGCATTTTAATCCACCTGTTGTGGTTTATGTGGCATCAAGACTTGGGGCAGATCTCTTATCTAATGCAATTACAGTCACCACTGGTGTGAAAGCTTTATCAATTCATGGGGAGAAATCCAtgaaggagaggagagatgTCATGAAGTCATTTTTAGTGGGTGATGTTCCTGTTATTGTAGCCACTGGTGTTTTAGGCCGTGGACTTGATCTTTTGAGTGTAAGACAGGTTATTGTTTTTGACATGCCCAATTCCATTAACGAGTATGTCCACCAGATTGGTAGGGCATCTAGATTGGGAGAAGAGGGTACAGCGATTGTGTTCGTATGTCAGGAGAATAAGAACTTGTTTTCAGAATTGGTTGAAATGTTAAGATCTTCTGGTGCAGCCATACCTAGGGAGCTTGTTAGATCACAGTCATACACCATTAACCGAGgccagaagagaagaaaacacGGGTAA
- the LOC126800514 gene encoding pumilio homolog 23 isoform X1 — MVAIGSAALPLRRFEVSMEDDVSYKRGKKKMGMSRKPEKQGQGRSFDAGVGKNASGRGSNSAAQTVVRKQVDPETAKYFSEIANLFESEGIDVEERSSLCSNALEETRGKEMELATDYIISHTLQTLVEGCELDCLCAFLRSCAKNFPLIAMDKSGSHVAESAIRALSRHLQESDAYAVIEDTLNTLCKVIVKNPVDLMCDCYGSHVLRSLLSLLKGVPFDSSDFRMKKSSALPERFNFKAPRSDADVSPHVIPGFPDLLKFLVSGMLKCAQNNVQTLQVDQFSSLVLQTVLKLLAGDEELLQVIPILIGCTREDIVEEKTIEPTIVRDVLGLMKETSFSHLMEAILEVAPGVLYNGIFLKIFRNSLFDLSTHHCGNFVIQALISHAKDQDQMEMIWQELGSNFKDLLKMGRSGVIASLIAASRRLHSYKEKCCQALAAAVHSSNESSTCIVPRILFLDGYFRCEDKSNWSWPTSVKMHVMGSLILQEVFRFQIEFIQPFITSITSIPADNVLEAAKDPGGARVIEAFLSSDASAKLKRRLVMRLRGHFGELALHSSGSFTVEKCFNTGNISQREIIVSELATVQSELWNTRQGPHLMRKLDVEGFAARPEQWRSRQESKQSTLRDFSATFGSSETKASNNSEIEQSKKSSFLSEDYKKKTKVGKTVDHHQASPAPFLSTTGSKRKPKEKEQSNKKVARVSENEDVSKLKTKSKKKMHGDDAFSKSSKKLKA; from the exons ATGGTTGCTATTGGGTCTGCAGCATTACCTTTGAGAAGGTTTGAAGTCTCAATGGAGGACGACGTGTCGTATAAACGTGGTAAGAAGAAAATGGGTATGTCTAGAAAGCCTGAAAAACAAGGCCAAGGTCGGTCCTTTGATGCTGGTGTTGGTAAGAATGCATCCGGACGGGGTTCGAATTCAGCAGCACAAACAGTTGTGAG GAAACAGGTTGACCCCGAGACGGCAAAGTACTTTTCGGAGATAGCTAACCTTTTCGAGAGTGAGGGGATTGATGTTGAGGAGCGGTCATCATTATGTAGTAATGCACTTGAAGAAACTAGGGGGAAGGAGATGGAACTTGCGACGGATTATATTATAAGTCACACTTTGCAGACTCTTGTTGAGGGCTGTGAATTAGATTGTCTTTGTGCATTTCTACGAAGCTGTGCAAAGAACTTTCCTTTGATTGCTATGGATAAATCGGGGTCTCATGTGGCTGAGTCTGCCATCAGGGCTTTGTCTAGGCATCTCCAGGAGAGTGACGCCTATGCTGTTATTGAGGACACTCTAAATACATTATGCAAG GTGATTGTAAAGAATCCCGTTGATCTGATGTGTGATTGCTACGGATCTCATGTCCTGCGAAGTCTTCTCTCCCTTTTAAAAGGAGTGCCTTTTGATTCTTCTGATTTCCGAATGAAGAAGTCATCTGCCCTACCAGAACGGTTTAATTTCAAGGCACCTCGATCAGATGCAGATGTTTCACCACATGTTATACCTGGATTCCCAGATTTACTTAAGTTTCTTGTTTCCGGAATGTTAAAATGTGCTCAAAACAATGTTCAAACCCTACAAGTCGATCAGTTCAGCAGCTTGGTTCTGCAG ACGGTTTTGAAGTTGTTAGCAGGAGATGAAGAGCTGTTGCAAGTAATTCCCATTCTTATTGGATGTACCAGGGAAGATATTGTAGAGGAAAAGACCATTGAACCAACTATCGTGAGGGATGTTTTAGGTTTGATGAAAGAAACATCATTTAGCCATCTAATGGAG GCTATCTTGGAAGTAGCTCCTGGTGTCCTGTACAATGGAATCTTCTTAAAGATCTTCAGGAACTCTTTATTTGACCTTTCAACCCATCATTGTGGGAATTTTGTCATTCAAGCACTTATTTCTCATGCAAAGGATCAGGATCAA ATGGAGATGATCTGGCAGGAACTTGGTTCGAATTTCAAGGATCTGCTTAAAATGGGAAGATCTGGTGTTATTGCTTCACTTATTGCTGCAAGTCGAAGGCTTCATAGTTACAAAGAAAAG TGTTGTCAGGCTCTCGCTGCTGCAGTTCATTCAAGTAATGAGTCTTCAACGTGCATTGTTCCACGAATACTGTTTCTGGATGGCTACTTTCGTTGTGAAGATAAGTCCAATTGGAGTTGGCCAACCAGTGTTAAAATGCACGTCATGGGTTCTTTAATACTCCAAGAAGTCTTTCGATTTCAAATT GAATTTATACAGCCTTTCATTACAAGTATTACATCCATTCCAGCTGATAATGTCCTCGAAGCGGCTAAGGATCCAGGAGGTGCTCGTGTTATTGAAGCATTTTTAAGTTCAGATGCTTCTGCCAAATTGAAACGCCGATTAGTTATGAG GCTTCGTGGACATTTTGGAGAGCTAGCATTGCACTCATCAGGGTCCTTTACTGTTGAAAAGTGTTTTAATACTGGTAACATCTCACAGAGGGAAATCATAGTATCTGAGTTGGCAACTGTGCAAAGTGAGCTTTGGAATACAAGGCAAGGTCCTCatctcatgaggaaattagaTGTTGAGGG ATTTGCTGCTAGACCTGAGCAGTGGAGGTCTAGGCAAGAATCAAAGCAATCAACTTTGAGAGACTTTTCTGCTACATTTGGTTCTAGTGAGACCAAGGCATCAAACAATAGTGAGATCGAGCAATCAAAGAAGAGCAGCTTTCTTTCTGAGGAttataagaaaaaaacaaaagtggGAAAAACAGTTGACCATCACCAGGCATCTCCTGCCCCATTTTTGAGTACAACAGGCTCCAAACGCAAGCCAAAGGAAAAGGAACAGAGCAACAAGAAGGTTGCAAGAGTCTCAGAAAACGAGGATGTTTCTAAACTGAAGACTAAGTCGAAGAAGAAAATGCATGGTGACGATGCTTTTTCAAAATCCTCCAAGAAGTTGAAAGCATGA
- the LOC126800514 gene encoding pumilio homolog 23 isoform X2 produces MEDDVSYKRGKKKMGMSRKPEKQGQGRSFDAGVGKNASGRGSNSAAQTVVRKQVDPETAKYFSEIANLFESEGIDVEERSSLCSNALEETRGKEMELATDYIISHTLQTLVEGCELDCLCAFLRSCAKNFPLIAMDKSGSHVAESAIRALSRHLQESDAYAVIEDTLNTLCKVIVKNPVDLMCDCYGSHVLRSLLSLLKGVPFDSSDFRMKKSSALPERFNFKAPRSDADVSPHVIPGFPDLLKFLVSGMLKCAQNNVQTLQVDQFSSLVLQTVLKLLAGDEELLQVIPILIGCTREDIVEEKTIEPTIVRDVLGLMKETSFSHLMEAILEVAPGVLYNGIFLKIFRNSLFDLSTHHCGNFVIQALISHAKDQDQMEMIWQELGSNFKDLLKMGRSGVIASLIAASRRLHSYKEKCCQALAAAVHSSNESSTCIVPRILFLDGYFRCEDKSNWSWPTSVKMHVMGSLILQEVFRFQIEFIQPFITSITSIPADNVLEAAKDPGGARVIEAFLSSDASAKLKRRLVMRLRGHFGELALHSSGSFTVEKCFNTGNISQREIIVSELATVQSELWNTRQGPHLMRKLDVEGFAARPEQWRSRQESKQSTLRDFSATFGSSETKASNNSEIEQSKKSSFLSEDYKKKTKVGKTVDHHQASPAPFLSTTGSKRKPKEKEQSNKKVARVSENEDVSKLKTKSKKKMHGDDAFSKSSKKLKA; encoded by the exons ATGGAGGACGACGTGTCGTATAAACGTGGTAAGAAGAAAATGGGTATGTCTAGAAAGCCTGAAAAACAAGGCCAAGGTCGGTCCTTTGATGCTGGTGTTGGTAAGAATGCATCCGGACGGGGTTCGAATTCAGCAGCACAAACAGTTGTGAG GAAACAGGTTGACCCCGAGACGGCAAAGTACTTTTCGGAGATAGCTAACCTTTTCGAGAGTGAGGGGATTGATGTTGAGGAGCGGTCATCATTATGTAGTAATGCACTTGAAGAAACTAGGGGGAAGGAGATGGAACTTGCGACGGATTATATTATAAGTCACACTTTGCAGACTCTTGTTGAGGGCTGTGAATTAGATTGTCTTTGTGCATTTCTACGAAGCTGTGCAAAGAACTTTCCTTTGATTGCTATGGATAAATCGGGGTCTCATGTGGCTGAGTCTGCCATCAGGGCTTTGTCTAGGCATCTCCAGGAGAGTGACGCCTATGCTGTTATTGAGGACACTCTAAATACATTATGCAAG GTGATTGTAAAGAATCCCGTTGATCTGATGTGTGATTGCTACGGATCTCATGTCCTGCGAAGTCTTCTCTCCCTTTTAAAAGGAGTGCCTTTTGATTCTTCTGATTTCCGAATGAAGAAGTCATCTGCCCTACCAGAACGGTTTAATTTCAAGGCACCTCGATCAGATGCAGATGTTTCACCACATGTTATACCTGGATTCCCAGATTTACTTAAGTTTCTTGTTTCCGGAATGTTAAAATGTGCTCAAAACAATGTTCAAACCCTACAAGTCGATCAGTTCAGCAGCTTGGTTCTGCAG ACGGTTTTGAAGTTGTTAGCAGGAGATGAAGAGCTGTTGCAAGTAATTCCCATTCTTATTGGATGTACCAGGGAAGATATTGTAGAGGAAAAGACCATTGAACCAACTATCGTGAGGGATGTTTTAGGTTTGATGAAAGAAACATCATTTAGCCATCTAATGGAG GCTATCTTGGAAGTAGCTCCTGGTGTCCTGTACAATGGAATCTTCTTAAAGATCTTCAGGAACTCTTTATTTGACCTTTCAACCCATCATTGTGGGAATTTTGTCATTCAAGCACTTATTTCTCATGCAAAGGATCAGGATCAA ATGGAGATGATCTGGCAGGAACTTGGTTCGAATTTCAAGGATCTGCTTAAAATGGGAAGATCTGGTGTTATTGCTTCACTTATTGCTGCAAGTCGAAGGCTTCATAGTTACAAAGAAAAG TGTTGTCAGGCTCTCGCTGCTGCAGTTCATTCAAGTAATGAGTCTTCAACGTGCATTGTTCCACGAATACTGTTTCTGGATGGCTACTTTCGTTGTGAAGATAAGTCCAATTGGAGTTGGCCAACCAGTGTTAAAATGCACGTCATGGGTTCTTTAATACTCCAAGAAGTCTTTCGATTTCAAATT GAATTTATACAGCCTTTCATTACAAGTATTACATCCATTCCAGCTGATAATGTCCTCGAAGCGGCTAAGGATCCAGGAGGTGCTCGTGTTATTGAAGCATTTTTAAGTTCAGATGCTTCTGCCAAATTGAAACGCCGATTAGTTATGAG GCTTCGTGGACATTTTGGAGAGCTAGCATTGCACTCATCAGGGTCCTTTACTGTTGAAAAGTGTTTTAATACTGGTAACATCTCACAGAGGGAAATCATAGTATCTGAGTTGGCAACTGTGCAAAGTGAGCTTTGGAATACAAGGCAAGGTCCTCatctcatgaggaaattagaTGTTGAGGG ATTTGCTGCTAGACCTGAGCAGTGGAGGTCTAGGCAAGAATCAAAGCAATCAACTTTGAGAGACTTTTCTGCTACATTTGGTTCTAGTGAGACCAAGGCATCAAACAATAGTGAGATCGAGCAATCAAAGAAGAGCAGCTTTCTTTCTGAGGAttataagaaaaaaacaaaagtggGAAAAACAGTTGACCATCACCAGGCATCTCCTGCCCCATTTTTGAGTACAACAGGCTCCAAACGCAAGCCAAAGGAAAAGGAACAGAGCAACAAGAAGGTTGCAAGAGTCTCAGAAAACGAGGATGTTTCTAAACTGAAGACTAAGTCGAAGAAGAAAATGCATGGTGACGATGCTTTTTCAAAATCCTCCAAGAAGTTGAAAGCATGA
- the LOC126800543 gene encoding ubiquitin-conjugating enzyme E2 34-like: MAEKSCVKRLQKEYRALCKEPVSHVVARPSPNDILEWHYVLEGSQGTPFAGGYYYGKIKFPPEYPYKPPGISMTTPNGRFMTQKKICLSMSDFHPESWNPMWSVSSILTGLLSFMMDNSPTTGSVNTTVAEKQRLAKTSLAFNAKNVTFRKMFPEYVEKYNHQQQQQLSEQLNQEQVAPESSTQQNSKPMLEEIDNSTAGGMKTVGALKDTRKNKRQLFPTWMMLLLISIFGVVMALPLLQL, translated from the exons ATGGCGGAGAAATCATGCGTCAAGCGCTTACAGAAGGAATATAGAGCACTGTGTAAG GAACCTGTTTCACATGTTGTGGCCCGTCCCTCCCCAAATGACATTCTTGAGTGGC ATTACGTTTTAGAGGGAAGCCAAGGAACACCTTTTGCAG GTGGATATTACTATGGAAAGATCAAGTTTCCTCCAGAGTATCCCTATAAACCACCGGGAATCAG CATGACTACTCCAAATGGACGATTCATGACTCAGAAGAAAATCTGTTTGTCTATGAGTGATT TTCATCCTGAAAGTTGGAATCCAATGTGGTCAGTATCAAG CATACTTACAGGACTTCTTTCATTCATG ATGGATAATAGTCCCACAACTGGAAGCGTGAACACTACTGTAGCTGAGAAGCAACGTTTGGCAAAGACTTCTCTTGCTTTTAATGCCAAGAA TGTCACATTTCGCAAGATGTTTCCGGAGTATGTTGAGAAGTATAACcaccagcagcagcagcagctttCTGAGCAGCTTAATCAAGAGCAGGTGGCACCTGAATCATCAACTCAACAAAATTCCAAGCCAATGTTGGAAGAGATCGACAATTCCACGGCAGGAGGTATGAAAACAGTAGGTGCCCTAAAGGACAcaaggaaaaacaaaaggcAGTTATTCCCAACCTGGATGATGTTATTGCTCATTTCTATCTTTGGTGTTGTAATGGCTCTGCCTCTACTTCAACTTTAA